One genomic window of Daphnia pulex isolate KAP4 chromosome 10, ASM2113471v1 includes the following:
- the LOC124206130 gene encoding 1-acylglycerol-3-phosphate O-acyltransferase Pnpla3-like — protein sequence MRKMNLSFAGCGFMGIYHVGVAACLRKYAPDLYLKKVSGASAGAIAAACLLCDAPLGEITSHVLQVAMQARSRMLGPFSPSFDIHNLLRNGLQKNLPDDAHLRVNGKIHISVTRVYDGKNVILKHFETKDELIQAIACSCFIPFFSGMIPPKFRGVRYMDGGLSDNLLVLDEHTITVSPFCGESDICPRDKDTSRLIHVVFANTSIELSRTNLYRLAHIMFPPKPETLSKICQQGFDDARVFLQQNNLVVCYQCVSTHKPAVTSSVVTDIDCLECESQKKMVVIDRLPETVSLTLQNAITEANQGVMNWIFRHRGMRLLSILSLPYVLPVDVVYATFLKFADSAPTMSTVGTNLKGVADSFVAFFFSLIMEAIKKRASCSTRLSCQLAVTEFSPDVSLSSVDSKEPAVKNHVNFGFTFNLESSHESQYSSTPFFSDDSFDEILALTARHDALMAHYFLDEKNQVDPVLFPNDYASLLHFLPGGPCP from the exons atgagaaaaatgaatttgtcaTTCGCCGGCTGTGGTTTCATGGGAATTTATCACGTTGGTGTGGCGGCGTGTTTAAGGAA ATATGCTCCAGATTTGTACCTGAAAAAGGTATCAGGAGCGTCTGCTGGGGCCATCGCTGCCGCGTGTCTTTTGTGTGATGCACCATTAG gTGAAATAACGAGTCATGTTCTTCAGGTCGCTATGCAAGCTCGTAGCCGGATGCTAGGACCTTTTAGTCCTTCATTTGATATTCATAATCTTCTTAGAAATGGACTTCAAAAG AATCTTCCTGACGATGCTCATCTAAGAGTGAACGGCAAGATTCATATTTCTGTGACACGGGTGTATGATGGTAAAAATGTCATTCTGAAGCACTTCGAGACCAAAGACGAATTAATTCAG GCCATAGCGTGCAGCTGcttcattccttttttctccggTATGATTCCTCCAAAGTTTCGCGGCGTTCGTTACATGGATGGTGGCCTAAGCGACAATCTTCTAGTTCTTGACGAACACACCATAACTGTGTCTCCGTTCTGCGGGGAATCAGACATTTGCC CCCGTGATAAAGATACGTCAAGATTAATCCAC GTCGTGTTCGCTAACACAAGTATTGAACTCTCTCGGACTAATTTGTACCGACTGGCACATATCATGTTTCCGCCCAAACCGGAG ACTCTATCTAAGATTTGTCAGCAAGGCTTCGACGACGCTCGCGTGTTTCTTCAACAGAATAACTTGGTTGTGTGCTACCAATGCGTCTCGACGCACAAACCAGCAGTCACTAGCAGTGTCGTTACAGATATCGATTGCCTTGAATGCGAATCGCAAAAGAAG ATGGTTGTAATCGACCGTCTGCCAGAGACCGTGAGTCTAACGTTGCAGAATGCCATCACTGAAGCTAATCAAGGAGTGATGAACTGGATTTTCCGACACCGAGGAATGCGACTACTGTCTATTTTAAGCCTACCCTATGTCTTGCCGGTTGATGTGGTGTATGCCACATTTCTGAA ATTTGCCGATAGTGCTCCAACCATGTCTACAGTAGGAACCAATTTAAAAGGAGTCGCTGATTCTTTTGtggctttcttttttagtttaatcATGGAGGCGATTAAAAAGCGAGCGTCTTGCAGTACGCGGCTTTCCTGTCAACTAGCTGTCACTGAGTTTTCGCCAGATG tGAGTTTATCTTCAGTCGACAGTAAAGAACCAGCTGTCAAGAATCACGTCAACTTTGGCTTCACTTTTAATCTCGAGTCAAG TCATGAAAGCCAATACTCATCTACCCCATTCTTTAGCGACGATtcatttgatgaaattttAGCGTTAACAGCCAGACATGATGCCCTGATGGCACATTATTTTCTTGACGAAAAAAATCAGGTGGATCCTGTACTTTTCCCCAACGATTATGCGTCACTGTTACACTTCCTGCCCGGGGGTCCATGCCCGTAA
- the LOC124206131 gene encoding tyrosine 3-monooxygenase-like yields the protein MSAISLSTKTSVNSTSSITSLNSGREQFVMKKSYSIENGYAGRRRSLVDDARFESKVNRENRESLLHENSLSRENSLSGEEVFLPEDSLTVGENGRLLVALIIRMREEMVSLSRTLKTIQNCKGTLLHVESRPSQNLDESQFEVILKLDIARENLVSLLKLLKQSTSLSRVTVASATNFVAEIPEIWFPKHVSELDLCNHLVTRYEPDLDQGHPGFTDVVYRKRRQEIADIAFNYKHGEPIPRIKYSVEDKNTWKAVYTELMSLLPKHACRQHLEAFALLEKECGYAPDNIPQLEDISHFLKRRTGFSLRPAAGLLTARDFLASLAYRVFQCTQYIRHSSSPYHSPEPDAIHELLGHVPILADRNFAQFSQELGLASLGASDSDIEKFSTMYWFTVEFGLCKQKGELKAYGAGLLSSYGELQHALSGKPCLLPFDPIVCAVQPYQDLDYQDVYFVSESLEDALQKFRSWVAGSIRRPYEVCYNPFTQSAEIVDSITGLANVTKQVQTDLSHICTALHKMK from the exons ATGTCAGCGATATCGTTGTCAACGAAAACTTCGGTCAATTCAACTAGCAGCATTACTTCTCTCAACTCTGGGCGGGAGCAGTTTGTCATGAAGAAATCCTACAGCATTGAG AATGGATACGCTGGGCGACGCCGTTCGTTAGTAGACGACGCCCGTTTTGAATCGAAAGTGAATCGGGAGAACCGAGAAAGCTTGCTTCACGAAAACTCGTTGTCTCGAG AAAATTCGCTGTCAGGAGAAGAGGTTTTTCTACCCGAAGATTCTCTTACTGTTGGAGAAAATGGCCGACTTTTGGTAGCATTAATCATTCGTATGAGAGAAGAGATGGTATCGCTTTCTCGGACGCTAAAAACCATTCAG AATTGCAAGGGAACGCTACTGCATGTTGAATCGCGTCCATCGCAGAATCTAGACGAGTCTCAGTTCGAAGTGATTTTGAAGCTGGATATCGCTCGGGAGAATTTGGTGTCACTGCTCAAGTTATTGAAGCAAAGCACTTCTCTAAGTCGCGTAACTGTCGCTAGTGCAACCAACTTCGTCGCAGAAATACCAg AAATATGGTTTCCAAAACATGTTTCTGAACTGGATTTGTGCAACCATTTGGTGACGCGCTATGAGCCAGATCTAGACCAAGGCCATCCTGGATTTACAGACGTAGTTTATCGGAAGCGTAGACAAGAGATAGCCGATATTGCGTTCAATTACAAACA CGGCGAACCGATTCCGCGTATCAAATATTCTGTCGAAGATAAAAATACTTGGAAAGCCGTCTACACGGAACTGATGTCTCTTTTGCCTAAACACGCTTGTCGCCAACATCTGGAAGCTTTTGCTTTATTGGAAAAGGAGTGTGGCTACGCTCCAGACAACATTCCGCAACTAGAGGACATATCtcattttcttaaaa GAAGGACAGGCTTTTCTCTTCGTCCTGCAGCTGGCTTGTTGACAGCTCGTGATTTTCTCGCAAGCTTGGCTTATCGGGTTTTCCAGTGCACTCA gtaCATTCGCCATTCTTCCTCTCCTTATCATTCTCCGGAACC CGACGCCATTCATGAGCTGCTGGGACACGTTCCCATTTTGGCTGACCGAAATTTCGCTCAGTTCTCTCAAGAATTGGGTTTAGCCTCATTGGGAGCAAGCGACAGTGACATTGAAAAGTTTTCGACG ATGTATTGGTTCACGGTCGAGTTTGGACTgtgtaaacaaaaaggggaACTGAAGGCATACGGAGCTGGCTTGCTGTCAAGTTACGGAGAACTCCAGCACGCTTTATCTGGCAAACCTTGTTTGTTGCCCTTTGATCCAATCGTTTGCGCCGTTCAGCCATATCAGGATCTGGATTACCAAGATGTTTATTTCGTGTCCGAAAGTCTAGAAGATGCCCTTCAAAAATTCCG TTCTTGGGTAGCTGGGAGTATTCGAAGACCTTATGAAGTTTGCTACAATCCTTTTACGCAATCAGCAGAAATCGTTGACTCAATCACTGGTCTAGCCAACGTTACTAAACAAGTTCAAACTGATTTATCCCACATCTGCACAGCCCTACATAAAATGAAGTAA